The following proteins come from a genomic window of Phnomibacter ginsenosidimutans:
- a CDS encoding zinc ribbon domain-containing protein, translated as MATVKDFSVQEKLASLVRLQKIDTKLDEMSILKGELPIEVADLEDELQGLQHRRTRVEEEINGVNDFIEQKRASIKESEELIKKYEAQSNNVKNSREFEAINKEIEMQQLEVKLAEKHIKDAQEELQDKARKLDSANKAIQTKEGILAGKKGELEKIIAETEKEEQHYQGLANEARGKVEERLLASYDRIRKNYRNGLAVVPVLRDACGGCFNAVPPQRQSEIRQHKKIIVCENCGRILVDQDTNDGIEAK; from the coding sequence ATGGCCACTGTTAAGGATTTTTCGGTTCAGGAAAAACTCGCATCGCTGGTAAGGCTCCAAAAAATTGACACCAAGCTCGACGAAATGAGCATTCTGAAAGGTGAATTGCCCATTGAAGTTGCCGATTTGGAAGACGAACTGCAAGGTTTGCAGCATCGCCGCACCCGTGTAGAAGAAGAAATCAATGGCGTAAATGATTTCATTGAGCAAAAGCGGGCCAGCATCAAAGAATCAGAAGAGCTGATTAAAAAATACGAGGCACAGAGCAACAACGTAAAAAACAGCCGCGAATTCGAAGCCATCAACAAGGAAATCGAAATGCAGCAGCTGGAAGTGAAACTGGCCGAAAAGCACATCAAAGACGCTCAGGAAGAATTGCAGGACAAAGCCCGCAAACTCGACAGCGCCAACAAAGCCATTCAAACCAAAGAAGGCATTTTGGCGGGCAAAAAAGGTGAGCTCGAAAAAATCATTGCTGAAACGGAGAAAGAAGAGCAGCACTACCAGGGCTTGGCCAACGAAGCCCGTGGCAAAGTAGAAGAACGCCTGCTGGCTTCTTACGACCGCATCCGCAAAAACTACCGCAACGGTTTGGCTGTAGTACCTGTACTGCGTGACGCCTGTGGTGGTTGCTTTAATGCGGTACCTCCGCAGCGCCAGAGCGAAATTCGCCAGCACAAGAAAATCATTGTGTGCGAAAACTGTGGCCGTATCCTCGTAGATCAGGATACCAACGACGGTATCGAAGCCAAATAA
- a CDS encoding Nif3-like dinuclear metal center hexameric protein: MPAHLAGKIVAALHRAHPYETPAYQLLALQNGMDQVGAGMVGELQATQNEIQFLQQLKAAFGLKVIRHTPFINRPIRTVALCGGAGSFLTGAAIAAGADAYITADVKYHEFFDADGRLLLADIGHYESEQYTVSGLAAYLKVKFPTFAVLHSVVTTNPVHYFV; encoded by the coding sequence GTGCCGGCCCATTTGGCGGGTAAAATTGTAGCGGCACTGCACCGTGCTCACCCTTACGAAACGCCTGCCTACCAACTGTTGGCATTGCAAAATGGTATGGATCAGGTAGGTGCAGGCATGGTGGGCGAACTGCAGGCTACCCAAAATGAAATTCAATTTTTACAACAGCTCAAAGCAGCTTTTGGGCTCAAGGTTATCCGGCATACGCCCTTTATCAACCGGCCCATACGTACCGTGGCCTTGTGTGGCGGTGCCGGCAGCTTTCTTACGGGGGCAGCCATTGCCGCTGGCGCCGATGCCTACATTACAGCCGATGTTAAGTACCATGAGTTCTTTGATGCCGATGGCCGGCTGCTGCTGGCCGACATTGGACACTACGAAAGTGAACAGTATACAGTGAGCGGGCTGGCGGCATATTTAAAAGTCAAATTCCCTACCTTTGCCGTCCTTCATTCAGTAGTAACAACCAATCCGGTACATTATTTTGTCTGA
- a CDS encoding Nif3-like dinuclear metal center hexameric protein, protein MAKFVPNHYLIVTTMLIQEIVQVLEQLAPTAWQESYDNAGLITGNKSWNCTGILCSLDATEEVVQEAIDKQCNLLVAHHPIVFRGMKKFSGNSYPERAIIKAIKHDIAIYAIHTNLDNSHLGVNYWMAEKLGLKTESLRILQARPDTLQYLVTYVPHENADTLRAALYAAGAGAIGNYAECSFNTEGRGSFRPLDNANPAIGTAGGPSNGWAKPGWK, encoded by the coding sequence GTGGCTAAGTTTGTACCCAATCATTACTTAATTGTAACCACTATGCTCATTCAAGAGATTGTACAAGTGCTGGAACAACTGGCCCCTACTGCCTGGCAAGAGTCGTACGACAATGCTGGTCTCATAACGGGAAATAAGTCTTGGAATTGTACTGGTATTTTATGCAGCCTCGATGCTACAGAAGAAGTAGTGCAAGAAGCCATTGACAAACAATGCAACCTGCTGGTAGCCCACCACCCAATCGTTTTCCGGGGCATGAAAAAATTTTCGGGCAATAGCTACCCCGAAAGGGCCATCATCAAAGCCATCAAACACGACATCGCTATTTATGCCATTCATACCAACCTCGACAACAGTCATTTGGGCGTCAACTATTGGATGGCTGAAAAGCTGGGCCTGAAAACAGAAAGCCTGCGCATTTTGCAAGCCCGGCCCGATACATTGCAATACCTCGTTACCTATGTGCCCCACGAAAATGCCGATACCCTCAGAGCCGCCCTTTATGCCGCCGGTGCCGGTGCCATTGGCAATTACGCGGAGTGCAGTTTCAATACCGAAGGCCGTGGCAGTTTTCGCCCATTAGACAATGCCAACCCCGCCATTGGTACCGCCGGCGGCCCCTCGAATGGGTGGGCGAAACCCGGGTGGAAGTAG
- a CDS encoding PKD domain-containing protein → MKTRIVLLIGLLAAFLQSRAQLQAEFTADQLSGCAPIRVIFSDQSTGAPDRWQWDLGNGVLSAAQNPSTTYFTPGVYTVKLTVYKGTDSATITKTSYINVFANPVVVFGATPRFGCLPLSVQFTDSSTTASGTNVDWTWDFGDGNLSKLRNPVHTYSTPGSFTITLTVRNSVGCVSTASYDNYVRVGDSLVADYRLLVPVACVVPVTVNFTNQSIGSNIVSWQWDFGDGNTSTAVNPNHTYTVAGEYDVRLVVTNAGGCTDTLLQRAVVTVGKPTASYTIGSGPFCVGRPVAIQNTSTPFASFDSTVWRFSDGVVIRQHDVTRIFNTPGVYSFSMYVWKGGCVDSTQGSFTVLDKPAPTFTYSPAIGCRVPHVVNFQNTTPNSTVVGWDFGNGQTSNQQSASVTYNTLGSFNVRMIVRHDNGCIDTLFIPSAVRVEAPRITGISGLPFDGCLPYNSTFVPTIVSNDSIAAYAWDFGDGTTATVRTPNKTFSVAGLYTVRLTVTTLGGCTATFSSTVRVSTKPVANFSATPRDVCPSTDVRFTDLSTGTINRWQWFFGDGGSSGSQNPNYQYNDTGWMNVRLIVSNNQCHDTLTVNRYLYVRPPIAIFTDSFSCTNQFQRFFINRSIGGTQWKWYFGDGDSSSVFSPTHVYNRTGSFNVQLVVSDSLCTHQTGVAVNVFDEEANIEMEKLGTCRSNELRFFARGPKLNPANISSYEWTIDNGTPITTSVNFLDRILTDTATLHVRLIITDRNGCRDTATQQFTVNDIGTRINFGPIRQDVCVGSLVNFADSTLFTATNPVKSWEWNFGFGNDSVFTSAPFGAVYDRAGVYNVRLTVVDSLGCRYTLTRPAAVEVHESTARFIASDTLVCLNTPIQFTNQSVGSNGSTTTLTHVWNFGNGQTSSVVNPSVTYAAEGVYDISLAITDAYGCRDTMVRPRYITVANARATFSMSDSFSTCPPLQVQFTNSSINNRQNFWDFGNGNNSIVVSPAHTFTSPGVFNVKLRVVGNGGCVDSLTKQVEIRGPRGSFTYGPLIGCPPLGVSFTATTINTRFYTWDYSDGSSDLTNNNNATHSYLTPGNYVPRLILEDGLGCKVPIQGPDTIRVLGARALIKSVQQNAFCDSATVVFTDSSITNDVVVRYRWRFGDGVESSQRNPTHTYRTPGTYVVTFEVWTANNCYASDTLDVPVIISATPQLDFTNPPAVCVPSQVQFTGQWQNADTTLINYTWSFGNGQSSTQLIPSLVSYNLPGVYNVQLIGVNQYGCRDTVLKQLTVNDTPRVVAGPALYICRGTPQALTANGALTYVWDADPALSCVNCASPFANPTTDRIFRVTGTDINGCQATDTALVRVKQPGNLSVGLGDTICVGEQVQLRSQGFEILTWSPAVTLNNANIANPVARPTTTTRYRVTGSDSLGCFVDSGFINVVVYPIPQFNIVETRIRTAAASVVPLRTQSSPDIIRWSWSPAQGLSCLTCPEPNATVTLRRTYTATVTNAGGCVSQDTVAVEPYCTGDNVFVPNTFSPNGDGQNDVFYPRGEGVISIKSMIIFNRWGEVMYERKNFALNDPTAGWNGTYKGVPLTPDVYVYVIEVQCGNNEVFGLKGNVTLLK, encoded by the coding sequence ATGAAGACCCGTATTGTTCTATTAATTGGCTTACTCGCAGCTTTTCTGCAAAGTCGTGCCCAGCTCCAGGCCGAGTTTACTGCGGATCAGCTGAGTGGTTGTGCACCTATCCGGGTTATTTTTTCCGATCAATCTACCGGTGCCCCCGACCGTTGGCAATGGGATTTGGGCAATGGCGTACTCAGCGCAGCTCAAAACCCGAGTACCACCTATTTTACACCTGGTGTGTACACAGTAAAACTGACCGTGTACAAAGGCACCGACTCGGCTACCATTACCAAAACTTCTTACATCAATGTTTTTGCCAACCCCGTCGTAGTGTTTGGGGCCACGCCCCGCTTTGGCTGCCTGCCATTGAGTGTGCAGTTTACCGATAGCAGTACTACCGCCAGCGGTACCAATGTAGACTGGACCTGGGACTTTGGTGATGGCAACCTGAGTAAGCTGCGCAATCCTGTGCACACCTACAGCACACCGGGAAGTTTTACCATAACGCTTACGGTGCGTAATAGTGTAGGGTGTGTGAGTACTGCATCTTATGATAATTATGTTCGGGTGGGCGACTCGCTGGTGGCCGATTACCGGCTGTTGGTTCCTGTGGCTTGTGTGGTACCCGTTACGGTCAATTTTACCAACCAAAGCATTGGTAGCAATATTGTTTCCTGGCAATGGGATTTTGGAGACGGAAATACCAGTACTGCCGTCAATCCCAACCATACATACACGGTAGCAGGCGAATACGATGTACGGTTGGTGGTAACCAATGCAGGTGGTTGTACGGATACGCTTTTGCAAAGAGCGGTGGTAACGGTGGGTAAACCAACAGCCAGCTACACTATTGGCAGCGGCCCGTTTTGTGTCGGCCGTCCGGTAGCCATTCAAAATACATCAACACCCTTTGCCAGTTTCGACTCTACTGTGTGGCGTTTTAGCGATGGCGTAGTGATTCGTCAGCATGATGTAACCCGCATTTTCAATACGCCTGGAGTGTATAGTTTTAGCATGTATGTGTGGAAGGGTGGATGCGTGGATTCTACGCAAGGCAGCTTTACCGTTTTGGATAAACCGGCACCTACATTTACCTACAGCCCAGCTATAGGATGCCGGGTGCCGCATGTGGTGAATTTTCAAAATACCACACCTAACAGTACCGTGGTTGGATGGGATTTTGGCAATGGGCAAACCAGCAATCAGCAATCAGCATCCGTTACTTACAACACATTGGGCAGTTTCAACGTTCGCATGATTGTTCGCCACGACAATGGTTGTATTGATACGCTGTTCATTCCTTCGGCAGTAAGAGTTGAAGCACCCCGCATTACAGGTATCAGTGGTTTACCTTTTGATGGTTGCCTGCCATACAACAGCACGTTTGTGCCCACCATTGTTTCCAACGATTCAATTGCGGCGTATGCATGGGACTTTGGTGACGGAACCACGGCAACTGTGCGTACGCCCAACAAAACTTTTTCTGTAGCAGGTTTGTACACGGTAAGGTTAACGGTGACTACATTGGGCGGTTGTACTGCTACATTTAGTTCAACCGTAAGAGTGAGTACAAAACCCGTGGCCAATTTTAGCGCAACTCCCAGAGATGTGTGCCCGTCAACAGATGTACGGTTTACTGATTTGAGTACCGGTACCATCAACCGTTGGCAATGGTTTTTTGGTGATGGCGGAAGTTCCGGATCACAGAACCCTAACTACCAATACAATGACACTGGATGGATGAATGTGCGGTTGATTGTGAGCAATAACCAATGCCACGATACACTCACTGTGAACAGGTATTTGTATGTGCGTCCACCCATTGCCATTTTTACAGACTCATTTAGTTGCACCAATCAATTTCAGCGTTTTTTCATCAACCGAAGTATTGGCGGTACGCAATGGAAATGGTATTTCGGTGATGGAGATTCTTCATCAGTTTTTAGTCCGACACATGTATACAACCGTACCGGTTCCTTTAATGTACAATTGGTTGTGTCTGATTCTTTGTGTACACACCAAACGGGCGTTGCCGTAAATGTGTTTGATGAAGAAGCGAATATTGAAATGGAAAAGCTGGGCACTTGCCGCAGCAATGAATTGCGTTTTTTTGCCCGTGGTCCCAAACTCAATCCTGCCAACATTAGCAGTTACGAATGGACAATCGATAATGGAACACCCATCACCACATCTGTCAATTTTTTAGACAGAATTTTAACTGATACTGCAACGCTCCATGTACGCCTCATTATCACCGATAGAAATGGTTGCCGTGATACAGCTACACAACAATTTACAGTCAATGATATCGGCACAAGAATCAACTTCGGGCCTATACGCCAAGATGTATGTGTGGGTTCTTTGGTAAATTTTGCAGATTCAACTTTGTTTACTGCTACCAATCCGGTAAAAAGTTGGGAATGGAATTTCGGATTTGGTAACGACTCTGTATTTACGTCGGCTCCTTTTGGTGCAGTGTACGATCGGGCTGGGGTGTACAACGTACGGCTTACTGTGGTTGATTCGCTGGGTTGCCGTTATACACTTACTCGTCCTGCAGCCGTTGAAGTGCATGAGTCAACAGCAAGGTTTATCGCCAGCGACACATTGGTTTGCCTGAATACACCCATACAATTTACCAACCAGTCCGTTGGTTCCAATGGCAGTACTACAACGCTTACGCATGTGTGGAATTTTGGTAATGGTCAAACCAGTTCTGTGGTCAATCCTTCTGTTACCTATGCTGCAGAGGGTGTGTACGATATTTCGCTGGCCATCACCGATGCTTATGGTTGCCGCGACACCATGGTTCGCCCCAGATACATCACCGTTGCCAATGCAAGAGCTACATTCTCTATGAGTGATTCCTTTAGCACTTGCCCGCCTTTGCAAGTGCAGTTTACCAACAGCTCTATCAATAACCGGCAAAATTTCTGGGACTTTGGCAATGGTAATAATTCTATCGTAGTGAGCCCCGCACATACATTTACCAGTCCGGGTGTTTTCAATGTAAAATTGCGGGTGGTTGGCAATGGTGGTTGTGTAGATTCACTCACCAAACAAGTGGAAATTCGCGGCCCTCGCGGATCATTTACCTACGGGCCGTTGATTGGTTGCCCGCCGCTAGGCGTAAGCTTTACCGCTACTACTATCAATACCCGTTTTTACACCTGGGACTATAGCGATGGCAGCTCCGACTTAACGAATAACAATAACGCAACACACAGTTATCTTACACCAGGTAACTATGTGCCCAGGCTTATTTTGGAAGATGGCCTTGGTTGTAAAGTGCCCATTCAAGGTCCGGATACCATTCGGGTGTTGGGTGCCAGGGCGTTGATTAAATCTGTACAGCAAAACGCTTTTTGTGATTCTGCAACTGTAGTGTTTACCGATTCTTCTATTACCAACGATGTGGTAGTGCGGTATCGCTGGCGCTTTGGCGATGGGGTTGAATCTTCTCAAAGAAATCCAACGCATACCTATCGAACGCCGGGCACTTATGTTGTTACTTTTGAAGTGTGGACGGCGAACAACTGTTATGCCTCCGACACATTGGATGTGCCAGTGATTATTTCTGCAACACCACAGCTTGATTTCACGAATCCGCCAGCAGTTTGTGTGCCTAGTCAGGTGCAGTTTACAGGGCAATGGCAAAATGCGGATACGACACTCATTAACTATACATGGAGTTTTGGCAACGGGCAATCTTCTACGCAGTTGATACCATCATTGGTGAGCTACAACTTGCCCGGCGTGTATAACGTTCAACTGATTGGTGTAAACCAGTACGGATGTAGAGATACTGTATTGAAACAGCTGACCGTAAATGATACGCCCAGAGTGGTGGCTGGTCCGGCATTGTACATCTGCAGAGGCACACCGCAGGCGCTTACAGCGAATGGTGCGCTTACGTATGTATGGGATGCTGATCCGGCATTGAGTTGTGTCAATTGCGCCAGTCCTTTTGCCAACCCGACTACTGATAGAATCTTCCGCGTAACGGGTACTGATATCAATGGTTGTCAGGCAACGGATACTGCATTGGTGCGGGTAAAACAACCGGGCAATTTATCGGTAGGCTTGGGCGATACCATTTGCGTAGGCGAACAAGTGCAACTGCGGTCACAAGGTTTTGAAATTCTCACCTGGTCACCGGCAGTTACATTGAACAACGCCAATATTGCCAACCCCGTAGCCAGACCAACCACCACCACCCGCTATCGGGTAACGGGCTCCGATTCCTTAGGTTGTTTTGTTGATTCTGGATTTATCAATGTGGTAGTGTACCCCATACCACAGTTCAATATTGTTGAAACCCGAATTCGCACCGCAGCGGCCAGTGTGGTACCGCTACGTACACAATCTTCGCCCGATATCATTCGCTGGAGCTGGTCGCCGGCACAGGGGTTGAGTTGTCTTACCTGCCCTGAGCCAAATGCAACAGTAACGCTGCGCCGCACCTATACCGCTACTGTAACCAATGCAGGGGGCTGTGTGTCGCAAGATACCGTAGCAGTTGAACCTTATTGTACTGGCGACAATGTGTTTGTACCCAATACATTTTCACCCAATGGTGATGGACAAAATGATGTGTTTTATCCAAGAGGTGAAGGGGTGATTAGTATCAAAAGCATGATCATTTTCAACCGTTGGGGTGAAGTAATGTATGAAAGAAAAAACTTTGCCTTGAATGACCCCACTGCAGGATGGAACGGTACTTACAAGGGCGTACCACTTACACCAGATGTATATGTGTATGTAATAGAAGTGCAGTGTGGCAATAATGAAGTGTTTGGCTTGAAAGGCAATGTGACGTTATTGAAGTAA
- a CDS encoding PorP/SprF family type IX secretion system membrane protein, with product MRKSVVHILSALMLLPAWLCGQDIHLSQFFEAPLWRNPSLAGLFQGDVRAQAVYRTQWGSVTVPYRTGSFNAEYKMPIGGANDFITIGGQLMYDMAGTTNFKTTHILPTINYHKSLSDDRSKYLSLGFMGGYVQRSIDQSKVTTNSQYDGTGWNPMLSINESLANYNRGYGDASVGLSFNSAMGESEYDNYFIGVAYHHFNRPSNSFYRNPDIELSPKWVYSFGLRFGMTPNTYLTLQADHTRQNSYNETLVGGMVGFALSGYDFTESQYNIHFGAFLRWRDAIIPVVKLDFQPFSAALSYDINTSQLRTASMGRGGFELSISYQGFFDRDNSTKNAVLCPRF from the coding sequence ATGCGAAAAAGCGTTGTACATATCCTGAGTGCATTGATGTTGTTGCCGGCATGGCTTTGCGGGCAAGACATTCATTTGTCTCAGTTTTTTGAAGCACCGCTCTGGCGCAATCCTTCGCTGGCCGGTTTGTTTCAGGGTGATGTACGGGCACAGGCTGTGTACCGCACCCAGTGGGGCAGTGTTACGGTTCCTTACCGCACTGGCTCTTTCAATGCAGAATACAAAATGCCTATTGGTGGTGCCAATGATTTCATCACCATTGGCGGTCAGCTGATGTACGATATGGCGGGTACCACCAATTTTAAAACAACACATATTTTACCCACCATCAACTATCATAAATCCCTGAGCGATGATAGAAGCAAGTATTTGTCACTGGGCTTTATGGGTGGGTATGTGCAGCGTTCTATCGATCAAAGCAAAGTGACAACCAACAGCCAGTACGATGGTACAGGCTGGAACCCCATGTTGAGCATCAACGAGTCGTTGGCCAATTACAACCGTGGCTACGGCGATGCCAGCGTTGGCCTCTCCTTCAACTCTGCAATGGGCGAAAGTGAATACGATAATTATTTTATTGGCGTGGCTTATCATCACTTCAACAGGCCCTCCAATTCTTTTTATCGCAATCCCGATATTGAACTCAGCCCTAAGTGGGTGTATTCTTTCGGGCTGCGTTTTGGAATGACCCCCAATACTTACCTCACCTTGCAAGCCGACCATACCCGGCAAAACAGCTACAACGAAACACTGGTCGGCGGCATGGTAGGCTTTGCGCTGAGTGGATATGACTTCACCGAAAGCCAGTACAATATTCACTTTGGCGCTTTTTTGCGCTGGAGAGATGCCATTATACCTGTGGTAAAACTGGATTTTCAGCCATTTTCGGCAGCATTGAGTTATGACATCAACACGTCTCAACTGCGTACGGCCAGCATGGGTAGGGGTGGTTTCGAATTGTCTATTTCATATCAAGGCTTTTTCGACAGGGACAACAGCACTAAAAATGCGGTACTTTGCCCGCGGTTTTAA
- a CDS encoding ArnT family glycosyltransferase, whose product MRYFARGFNAGNMYTHGYYQKWFWWLLAATGLLLFLHIGAAPVYILDEAKNAQCAREMWHAGNWVVPTFNGELRTDKPALHYWFMGAAFTLFGDGEWQARFFSVIMGMGTILLTFLFVRKFSNATHGFFAALALALSTHFLFEFRLAVPDPYLIAFTALGLFSGLAYVQSKKIGWLLLAAASLALATLAKGPVALGLPGISILIYVILRRQWWVLTDWRLLLAGLLYAGIAAPWYWAVHQATNGAFTNGFFWNTTLAASAAKWKATADHSSLPYLLY is encoded by the coding sequence ATGCGGTACTTTGCCCGCGGTTTTAACGCAGGCAACATGTATACACACGGTTATTATCAAAAATGGTTTTGGTGGCTGTTGGCGGCTACCGGGCTTCTGTTGTTTTTGCATATCGGTGCTGCACCGGTATACATTTTAGACGAAGCCAAAAACGCACAATGTGCCCGGGAAATGTGGCATGCCGGCAATTGGGTTGTGCCCACTTTCAATGGCGAACTGCGTACAGATAAGCCTGCGTTGCACTATTGGTTTATGGGAGCGGCTTTTACGCTGTTTGGCGATGGTGAATGGCAGGCCCGCTTCTTCAGTGTTATAATGGGTATGGGCACCATATTGCTCACTTTTTTGTTTGTACGAAAGTTTAGCAATGCAACCCATGGTTTTTTTGCGGCCTTGGCACTCGCCCTGTCTACGCATTTTCTGTTTGAATTTCGACTTGCCGTACCAGATCCTTACCTAATTGCATTTACTGCACTTGGCTTATTTTCAGGCCTGGCCTATGTGCAATCCAAAAAAATCGGATGGTTGCTGTTGGCTGCAGCTTCACTCGCTTTGGCAACCTTGGCGAAAGGCCCTGTAGCATTGGGCTTGCCAGGAATCAGCATTCTTATCTATGTCATACTCCGCCGTCAGTGGTGGGTGCTCACCGATTGGCGGTTGCTGTTGGCAGGATTGCTGTATGCCGGTATTGCCGCTCCTTGGTATTGGGCCGTGCATCAGGCCACCAACGGTGCTTTTACCAACGGCTTTTTTTGGAACACAACCTTAGCCGCTTCAGCAGCGAAATGGAAGGCCACGGCGGACCATTCTTCATTACCATACTTATTGTATTGA
- a CDS encoding ArnT family glycosyltransferase, whose translation MEHNLSRFSSEMEGHGGPFFITILIVLIGLLPLSSHVGTLVQYLRQRKMPDVVLFSLIVSLVYIIFFSVSSTKLPNYPMPCYPFVAVLLGYLLQGMLQKEVAWKKYTWWILMVIGLALPVAGYIALGFEKETTHIRWVAAGLLVLPIGLLWAMLQQRKSWQQSLRWLGITYFLFNAFFLGIAYPLVYRQNPVTLMQPLLQQGKPVVVAYKDFNPAFLFNAPDAAWRLPVATDTSTLRQICTTNFLKGDSVIYIISRTDKLQEMNGLPVFEVLQKRDLFEYPTTVLLRWQAKNEN comes from the coding sequence TTGGAACACAACCTTAGCCGCTTCAGCAGCGAAATGGAAGGCCACGGCGGACCATTCTTCATTACCATACTTATTGTATTGATTGGCTTGTTGCCTTTAAGCAGCCATGTTGGTACGCTTGTGCAGTATCTGCGCCAGCGCAAAATGCCCGATGTGGTGTTGTTCAGTCTGATAGTTTCGCTGGTGTACATCATCTTTTTTTCGGTGAGTAGTACCAAGCTGCCCAACTATCCCATGCCCTGCTATCCTTTTGTAGCAGTACTATTGGGCTACCTGCTGCAGGGAATGCTGCAAAAAGAAGTGGCCTGGAAAAAATATACCTGGTGGATACTGATGGTAATTGGTTTGGCGCTACCCGTGGCCGGCTATATCGCTTTGGGGTTTGAAAAAGAAACGACCCACATTCGCTGGGTTGCTGCGGGCTTGCTGGTGTTGCCCATTGGTTTGCTCTGGGCCATGCTGCAGCAACGGAAAAGCTGGCAGCAATCGCTGAGGTGGCTAGGCATCACCTACTTCCTGTTCAATGCCTTTTTTCTGGGCATCGCCTATCCATTGGTGTATCGCCAAAACCCGGTGACTTTGATGCAGCCATTGCTGCAACAAGGGAAGCCTGTGGTGGTAGCGTATAAAGATTTCAATCCGGCCTTTCTTTTTAATGCTCCGGATGCGGCATGGCGACTGCCGGTTGCAACAGATACCAGTACGCTTCGGCAAATTTGTACAACAAATTTTCTGAAAGGTGATTCAGTCATATATATAATTTCAAGAACAGATAAGTTGCAGGAAATGAATGGTTTGCCCGTGTTTGAAGTGCTGCAGAAACGAGATTTATTTGAGTATCCTACCACTGTTTTATTGCGTTGGCAAGCAAAAAATGAAAATTGA
- a CDS encoding four helix bundle protein → MVIDPEPHLNTRMFDFEKLEVYQVTKTQNIEVLKFLFQQPGLNADFANQWKEVSMGTVINLAESTARMTHPEKKHFLTIARGNINSCVALMELGKEIGWIDRADL, encoded by the coding sequence ATGGTGATCGATCCCGAACCACATTTAAACACACGCATGTTTGACTTTGAAAAGTTAGAGGTTTATCAGGTGACCAAAACGCAGAACATTGAGGTTCTGAAGTTTTTGTTTCAACAGCCGGGCTTAAATGCCGACTTCGCCAATCAGTGGAAAGAAGTGAGCATGGGCACGGTTATCAATCTGGCTGAGAGTACAGCCCGGATGACGCATCCTGAAAAGAAACATTTTCTGACCATAGCCAGAGGCAACATCAACAGCTGTGTGGCGCTGATGGAACTGGGCAAAGAAATTGGTTGGATTGATCGAGCAGACCTATGA
- a CDS encoding MBL fold metallo-hydrolase codes for MQSFRLKFWACLFVVLANQPTQAQISVRVLGIAQDAGFPQAGCNKACCQQFYAGQLPAAHPVSLAIVDSSAHQYWLVEATANLPQQLHALGGAGAALKLPAGIFLTHAHMGHYAGLLHFGREAMNAQQMPVYAMPRMQDFLTHNGPWSQLLQLQNIVLQSLQHQQQVKLSNQLTIEPLLVPHRDEFSETVGYLLHGTNKKLLFIPDIDKWEKWNCSIDSLIQTVDYALLDATFFDATELPGRNMQEIPHPFVVESMLRFAALPAQEKSKIIFVHFNHTNPLLQPNSSATQKVLQAGFKVATEGIQLNL; via the coding sequence ATGCAATCATTTCGTTTGAAGTTTTGGGCTTGCTTGTTTGTTGTATTGGCAAACCAGCCCACTCAGGCACAAATTTCAGTGCGGGTATTGGGCATAGCGCAGGATGCTGGCTTTCCGCAGGCTGGTTGCAACAAAGCCTGCTGCCAGCAATTTTATGCGGGCCAATTGCCTGCTGCGCATCCGGTATCGTTGGCCATTGTAGATAGCAGTGCTCATCAGTATTGGTTGGTGGAAGCAACAGCTAATTTGCCACAACAGTTACATGCTTTGGGTGGGGCTGGAGCTGCATTAAAATTGCCCGCTGGTATTTTTCTTACGCATGCCCACATGGGCCACTATGCAGGTTTGTTGCATTTCGGTCGCGAAGCGATGAACGCCCAACAAATGCCTGTGTATGCCATGCCCCGAATGCAGGATTTTTTAACGCACAATGGCCCATGGAGCCAACTGCTGCAATTGCAAAACATAGTACTTCAATCATTGCAGCATCAGCAACAAGTAAAGCTGTCGAATCAGTTAACCATAGAGCCATTGCTGGTGCCACACCGCGATGAATTTTCTGAAACAGTGGGTTATCTTTTGCATGGCACAAACAAGAAACTGCTGTTCATTCCTGATATTGATAAATGGGAAAAATGGAACTGCTCCATTGATAGTTTGATACAAACTGTGGATTACGCTTTACTCGATGCTACTTTTTTTGACGCCACAGAATTGCCGGGACGCAACATGCAGGAAATTCCGCATCCGTTTGTGGTAGAAAGCATGCTGCGCTTTGCTGCCTTGCCTGCACAAGAAAAATCGAAAATCATTTTCGTGCATTTCAATCATACCAACCCTTTGTTGCAGCCTAATAGTAGCGCTACACAAAAAGTGTTGCAAGCCGGATTTAAGGTTGCAACGGAAGGCATTCAACTCAACCTCTGA